GGGGTGGCTACTCCGCGCGTGTTGCCGTGGCAGGTGATGTGACGCGTCTGCCGGTGGGGCCCGCCCGGCGGGGCTGCGAGCGGCCCCGGCCGATCTCGCCGCGCAGCCGGCGGGCGCGCAGCACCAGTTCCAACTCGAAGCGCCGGTCGGGGTCGTCGATCTCGTCGCCCCACAGTTCCCGTATCTGCCGCAACCGGTACCGGACGGTCTGCGGATGTACCCCGAGCCGCTCAGCCACCTCCGGCGCCCCGCCCCGCGTCTCCAGCCACGCCAGCAGCGTCTCCGCGAGCCGCCGCGCGTGGGCGGGCCCGCAGTGCGTGAGCGGGGCGAGGCAGCGCAGCGCCAGGTCGTCGAGGAGTTCCTCGGGCTGGAGCAGCACCAGCGCCTCGGTGTGCTCGGTGCAGAACAGCACCTCCCCGGCGGGCAGCAGCCGCCGCTCCATCAGGCGTACGGCGGCCTCGGCCCAGCGCAGCGACTTCGCGGCGTCGGCCAGCGGCACCGGCGGCCCGATGGCGCCCGCCCAGCCGCCCAGTGCCCGGTGCAGCAGCTCGCCCCGGCCGGCGGCGTCCGGCTCGGGCACGACCATGCGGGGCTGCTCGTACTCCAGGTCGAGCAGCACGTCCTGCCCGACCGCGGGCGCGACCGCCTCCCGTGCCGGACGCAGCAGCACCCCGACGGCGACCTTCTCGGGCAGCTGCCAGCCGATCCGGGCGGCGCGTTCGGCGAGGGCGTCGGCGGGGTCGCCGCGGTGGCGTTCGGCGAGCAGCAGCTCCATCAGGCGGCGCTGGAGGCGCAGCCGTTCCCCGGCCTGGCGGGCGGCGGCCTCGGCGTAGCCGCGCACAGACTGGTCGACCAGGCCGTCGAGGTACTCGTAGCCCGCGTCGACCAGCTCGTACATCGCGGGCGGCGGGATCTCCACACGCTGGCCGATGTCGGCGAAACGGCGCCAGGCCAGTCGTACCCCCATCCGGTAGATCGCCTGGAGGGAGTCGAGGGTCCGGCCGTTGTAGCCCTCGCCGCGGCCGAAGTCCTGGAAGACGCCGGGCGGCACGGTGGGGCGTCCCGTCGAGTAGTCGGCGTGCTCCAGGTGCTGCACGAACACCTCGATGGCACGCCGGATGCCGACCAGCGCCATCGGCTCGCCGTTCTCGTCCAGCACCAGCGGCAGGTGCGGGTACTCGCGGCGGATCTCGTACAGGATCTCCTCGGCCAGCGCGGGCGCCTCCGCCATGGCGGTCGCCGCGAACCGGCGCACCTGCAGCCGGGGCACCTCGTGCCAGGCGGAACGGGACGTGCCGACCGTGCCGGTGGACGCGGCCGGGGTGACGGTTGCCGGGCGGGCGGTCACCGGTCAGTCCCCCCGCCCCGCTTGTTCATAGGTGACCAAGGGCGTGTTGGGCTGCTCGGGAGTGGCTTCGAGCAGGGCGACGACGCCGAGCGCGGCGCCCACGGCGAGGACGCTCGCGACCACGACGGTCACGGTGGCGGCGATCAGTCTGGACATGTGGGGTCAGCCTCTCTGGTCCGGAGGTCCTCCCACCCCGGCGCCCCTGCCCGTCGGCCCAGTGTCGGCGCGGCCCGGTATGCCGTCAAGGGCCGGAATCGGACCGAGGCTCACGTTGTGACGTGACGTCAGGTACAACAAGCGCCGAAATTGTCATGTCGGTGAGTAGCCGTGACGAACGCCTCGGCGAAAACTGTCCAACCCCACCCCGAGCACATCCCGTGCACAGCCCCCACCCAGCCAGAGCACAGCGATCGTTCTCGTCCCCCACGCCGAGTACCGCACTCCGAGACGAGTTGGAGCACCCATGCCCCAGCACGTACCGCCGCCGCTGCGCACCGCGCTCCCCCGGCCGCAGCAGCACTTCCCGGCGCTCCCCCCATCGCCGCGCCGCATCGTTTTCCTCGCCCACCGCGACCTCGGCAATCCGGCCGCGGGCGGCTCCGAGCTGCTCGTCGACCGGCTGGCCGAGGGCCTGACCCGCCTCGGCCACCAGGTCACCCTGCTGTGCGGCGGCCCCGCCGCCTTCCGCGACTACCGGGTGGTGTCGGCGGGCGGCCCCTACGGCCACTACCTGCGCGCCCGGTCGGCCTTCGCCCGCCAGGTCGGCGACTGCGACCTGCTGGTCGAGGTGTGCAACGGCATGCCCTACCTCGCCCCGCTGTGGCATCGCGGCCCCACCCTCTGCCTGGTCAACCACGTCCACTCCGACCTGTGGGGGATGCGCTTCGGCGGCCCGCTCGCGCCCGCCGCCCGGATCGGCCGAAGACTCGAGCACTGGGCGCTGACCGGCGCGCAGTCCGGCCTGCTGGTCGCCGTCTCCCCGTCCACCGCGCACGCGCTGCGCGCGCTCGGCGTCGCACGCGAACGCGTCCGCGTCGTCCACAACGGCGTCGAGGAGCCCGGCCCGCGCGCCGACCGCTCCCCCGAGCCGCTGTTCGTGGCGGTCGGCCGGCTCGTCGAGTACAAGCGCGTCGACCTGCTGCTGCGGCTGTGGGAGCGGGTCCGGCCGGTCACCGGCGGCCGGCTGGTGATCGTGGGCGACGGCCCGGAACGGGAGCGGCTCACCGCGCTGGCCGGACCGGACGTCGAGTTCACCGGGCATGTCTCCGAGGCCGAGAAGCACCGCCTGCTGTGCGCGGCGTGGCTGCTGCTGCATCCCTCGGCGGTGGAGGGCTGGGGACTGGTGGTGACGGAGGCGGCGGCGCGTCAGACGCCGACGGTCGGCTTCGACGTGCCGGGTCTGCGGGACTCCGTCGTCGACGGTGAGACCGGTGTGCTGGCCGGCGGTGAGTCCTCGTTCGCGGCGGCCTGGTGCACCCTCGCGCTGTCCGGGCACCGCCGTGAGCTGATGGGGAAGGCGGCGCGCGACCACGCGGCGCGGTACCGCTGGGATCGTACGGTGCGGCAGTTCCGTGCGGTGGCACAGGAGGCGGTGAGGGGCTGGGCGCCATGACGCCGGTGCGCCGTATCGGTGAGGCCGTCTGGCGTGTGCCGGTCGTGCGTGGCTGGTCGCGCCCGCGCGGCGGCGGCCGCACACCGAGGACGGCCCCGCGCCCCTCCACCGCATCACCTCGCCGGCCCGTCAAGGATCCGTCCTTCCGCCGCTCCCTCGCCCTCCTGCGGGCCTTCCTGCGGGAACAGGACGACCCCGACGCCTGTTACGCACTGCTCGCCCGCGACTCCGTCGACCAGGTCGAGGCCTACGACGGTCCCGTCGCCGGGCGGACCGTCGTCGACGTCGGCGGGGGCAGCGGGCACTTCACCGAGGAGTTCCGGCGCCGCGGCGCGCACGCCTACCTGTTCGAACCCGACGTCGGCGAGCTCGGACGGCGGCCGCCCGACGGCTCGGTGATCGCCGACGGCTATCTGCTGCCGCTGCCCGACGGGGCCGCCGACGTGACCTTCTCCTCCAACGTCCTGGAGCACGTGGCCGACCCGCAGACCTTCCTCAGCGAGCTGGCGCGCGTGACCCGGCCCGGCGGGCTGATCTACGTGTCGTTCACCAACTGGCTCTCCCCGTGGGGCGGCCACGAGTGGGCGCCCTGGCACTACCTCGGCGCCGAGCGGGCCCGTGCCCGCTACCGGCGCCGCACCGGAAAGCCCGCCAAGCACACCCTCGGCGAGAACCTCTTCGCCGTGCACATCGGCCCCACCCTGCGGCAGGTCCGCGCCCGCGACGACGTCACGCTCGTCACGGCGCGCTCCCGCTACTGGCCGTTCCTCGCGCAGGCCGTCGTCAAGGCGCCCGGCATCCGCGAGGTGGCCACCTGGAACCTCCTCCTCATCCTCCGGCGGTGTCCCCCATGACGACCACGGTCCAGGCCCCTCCTCCGGCAGCCGTCCCCACCACCGCGACCACCGCGGGCCCCCCGGAGGGCCCGCGGTCGCGGCGCTGGCTGCTGGGGTTCTGGGCCGTGGTCCTCGTGCTGTTCCTGGCCGTGCGCCCGGGCCGGCAGACCTTCGACACCAAGCTGGGGGTGACGGTCGACCCGGGCCGGTTCCTCGCGGACCTCGGCCAGTTGTGGCACGACCGGGGAGGCTTCGGCGGCATCCAGGACCAGTACGCCGGTTACCTGTGGCCCATGCTCCCCTTCCACTGGCTGTGCCGCGCGGTCGAGCTGCCGGTGTGGCTGGCGGAGCGCCTGTGGATGTCGCTGGTGGTCTCGGTCGCCTTCTGGGGCGCGCTGCGCCTGGCCGAGCGGCTCCGGATCGGCAACGGCCCGGCGCGGCTGCTCGCGGCGGTGGCGTACGCGCTGTGGCCGGTGTTCACGACCGTCGTCGGCTCGACGTCGGCCGCCGCGCTCCCCGGCGCCTTCCTGCCGTGGGTGCTGCTGCCGCTGACCGACGAGCGGTACGGCGCCCGCGTGGCGGCGCTGCGGTCGGCGCTGATCGTGCCGTTCATGGGCGGGGTGAACGCGGCCTCGACGCTGGCGTCCCTGCTTCCGGTGGGCCTGTACCTGCTGTCCCGCCCGCCGGGCCCCCGGCAGCGCAAGCTGATCGCCTGGTGGGTGCCGGGCGTGCTCGTGGCGACCGCCTGGTGGTGGATCCCGCTGCTGCTGCTCGGCGCCTACGGGGAGAACTTCCTGCCCTACGTGGAGAGTTCGCAGACCACGACGGCCACCATGTCGGCCACCGAGGCGCTGCGCGGCGCCGGGAACTGGGTGGCGTACCTGCACTTCGGCGAGGCGTGGCTGCCGGCCGGCTGGACCGTGGCGTCCTCCGTGCCGGTGATCGTCTGCTCGGCGTGCGCCGCCGGGCTGGGGCTGGCCGGGCTGGCGCGGCGGGACCTGCCGGAGCGGCGGTGGCTGGTGCTCACCGTGCTCGTGACCGGGCTGGTCCTGCTCGCCGGGTACGGCGGCGCGTTCGGGGCGCCGTTCCACGAGACCGTGCGGGACTGGCTGAACGGCTGGCTGGCCCCGTTCCGGAACGTCTACAAGTTCCAGACGGGTCTGGCGCTGGCGCTGGTCCTCGGCCTCGCCCACCTGGTGGCGGCTGCCGCCGAGCCGCGCGGCGCCCGGCCGGTGCGCGGCCGCCGGTTCGCCCCGCTGTTCGCGGCGCTGCTGGTGCTGCCGGGGCTGGTGGTGCCGTACGTCAACGGGTCGATCCTCAACCCCGGTTCCTTCCAGGAGCTCCCCAAGTACTGGCAGGCCACAGCCGACTGGCTGCACAGGTACTCCCCCGACTCCCGCGCCCTCGTCGTCCCGGCCACCGCGCACGGCATCCACACCTGGGGCTCCCCCATCGACCAGCCCCTCGACGTCCTGGCCGAGTCCCGCTGGGCGCAGCGCGACTACGTCCCCTTCGGCACGCCCGGCAACCGCCGCGCGATGGACGCCGTCGAGCAGGCCCTGCTGACCGGCGGCGCGGTCCCCGGACTGGCCGACCACCTGAGCCGCGCCGGCATCCACTACGTCGTGGTGCGCAACGACCTCGACCCCGACCAGATCGGCGCCGTCCCGACCACGATCGTCAAGCGCACGCTGGAGCAGTCCGGCTACCGGCGGGTGACCGGACTCGGCCCGGTCATGACCGGCGGCCGGATCGCGGACGACACCCCGCTCCAGGTCGAGGGCCTGTACCCGCGGCAACGGGCGGTGGAGATCTACCGGCCGGGCGGCGCGGGCGTGCCGCGCCCCGGGCAGGCCGCCCTGTATCCGATCGCCGACACGGCCGTCGTCTCCGGCGGCCCGGAGTCCCTGCTGCCGCTCGCCCCGGCACTGCGGGGCCGGGCCACCGTGCTGGCCGGCGACCATCACCCCGGGCTCGGCTCCCCGCGGCTGCAGGTGACCGGCGACGGGCTGCGCCGCGCGGACACGCGGTTCGGGCTCGTCAACGCCAACACCTCGTACACGTACACCCGGGACGAGCGCAACGCGCCCGACGCCCACCAGGACGCCGGCGAGCCACCGCACCAGATCCTGCCGGTGACCGGCCTCCGCCATCAGACGGTGGCCGAGCTGCGCGGGGCGCGGTCGGTGACGGCGTCGTCGTACGGCAGCTGGTTCTTCCATCTGCCGCAGTTCGACCCGGTGGGCGCCTTCGACGGCGACCCGGCCACCGCGTGGGCGGAGGGCTCGGACCGGTCGCCGAACGGGCAGTGGCTGCGGATCGAGTTCGCGGGCGCAGGCGAGGACGAGGCCGCGGGCGCGTACGCCATGCCGTCGTCGTTCGCGGTGACGCCGCTGCCGCAGGAGAGCGTGCGGTCGGCGCCGACCCGGGTGCGGGTGGAGACCGAGCGGGGCTCGGTGACCAGCTTCCTCCAGCCGAACGGCATGACGCAGCGGGTGAAGGCCCCGGCGGGCGCGACGAGGTGGATGAAGCTGACGATCGTCGACTCGGTGGCCCGCAGGCCCGGGCTGACCGGCGCGGGCTTCACCGAGATACGGCTGCCGGACGTACGGGTGACCCGCATGCTGCGGCTGCCGACCGACGTTTCGGCGGCGGCCTTCGAGATCGTCTCCCTGCACCGCGCGGCCGACCCCACCGGCCTCTCCGCGACCGGCACGGAAACGGGCCTGCACCGGCGCTTCTCGACCACCGGCACGGGGACGTACGACATCAGGGCGAGCGCCGTGCCGGTGCCGGGCGAGGAACTGGACCGGCTGCTCTACGAGGTCGCGCCCGGCCGGCCGGCCCGCGTCACCGCCACCGCCGACTCCACGGCCCGGCTGGGCGCGGGCCTGTCCGCGCGCAACCTCACCGACGGCGACCTGACGACGGCGTGGCTCGCGGGCGACCGGCCCACGGTGCATCTGCGCTGGGAGGGCAAGCAGCCGGTGAGCGAGCTGGTGCTGGCGCCGGCCGGCGGTCTGTCCACCCGCCCCACCGAGGTGCGCGTCAGCTCCCCCGACGGCGCGGCGAGCGCCGCCGTGGACGACAACGGCTGGGTGCGCTTCCCGGCGATCACGACCGACCGGCTGGACATCACGGTCACCGAGACGGCCCCGCTCACCCTGCACAACCCGGTCGTCGACGAGGACCTGCAGCTGCCGGTCGGCCTCACGGAGGCCTATCTCCCGGCCCTCGACGCCTACCGCACCCCGCAGCCCCGCCCCGAACGCCCGTTCTCGCTGCCGTGCGGCGAGGGGCCGGTGCTGGCGGTGGACGGGGAGCTGTACCGGACGAGCGTGCAGGGCACGGTACGGGACCTGACGGAACGCCGGCCGGTGGAGGTGTCGCTGTGCCCGTCGAGCGGTGTGGAGCTGACCGAGGGCACCCACCGGGTCGAGGCGGGGGACGCCGGTCCGCTGGTGCTGACGGACGTGACGCTGACACGCGGCACGGTGACGCAGCCGGTGTCCACGGCTCGTGACCTCCGGATACGGGACTGGCTCGGCGACCGCCGCGAGGTGACGGCCGGCTCGGGCGCGGCCTCGTACCTGACGACGTACGAGAACTTCAACGACGGCTGGAAGGCCACGCTGAACGGCGAGGAACTCACCCCGGTCCGGCTGGACGGCTGGCAGCAGGGCTGGCGCGTCCCGGCCGGTGCGGGCGGCACGATCAAGCTGGCGTACGAGCCGTCGACCACGTACGAGGCCGGGCTCGTCGGCAGCGGGGTGGGGCTGGCCGTGCTGGTGGGCCTGGTGCTGTGGCGCCGGCGGGCACCCAACCCCGACGGACCGCAGCCGGCGCCCCCGGCGCCGGGGCTGTGGCTGGGAACGGTGGCGCTGACGTCGGCCGGCGCGGTGATGGCCGGGTGGCTCGCGCTGCTGGTGCCGGCGCTGGCGGTCCTGGCGTACCGGCGGCACGCGCTGCTGGTGCCGCTCGCGTTCGCGGGGCTCGCGGGAGCGGGCGTGGTCGCGGCGACGGCGGCCGGCGAGCCGGCCGGGGACGGCGGCGGCGCCTTCTCCCACGTGGCTCAACTGCTCGCCGTGGTCGGGCTGTTCGCCGCGCTGGTGAGTGTGCGGGAGCGGGGCGGCGGTGCGGGGACGACGGCGCCGCCGGTGGCGCCGGGGACGGCCCCGACGCGGCCCCTGCCCCGCCGCGCCAGGGCCGT
This region of Streptomyces chromofuscus genomic DNA includes:
- a CDS encoding PucR family transcriptional regulator, giving the protein MTARPATVTPAASTGTVGTSRSAWHEVPRLQVRRFAATAMAEAPALAEEILYEIRREYPHLPLVLDENGEPMALVGIRRAIEVFVQHLEHADYSTGRPTVPPGVFQDFGRGEGYNGRTLDSLQAIYRMGVRLAWRRFADIGQRVEIPPPAMYELVDAGYEYLDGLVDQSVRGYAEAAARQAGERLRLQRRLMELLLAERHRGDPADALAERAARIGWQLPEKVAVGVLLRPAREAVAPAVGQDVLLDLEYEQPRMVVPEPDAAGRGELLHRALGGWAGAIGPPVPLADAAKSLRWAEAAVRLMERRLLPAGEVLFCTEHTEALVLLQPEELLDDLALRCLAPLTHCGPAHARRLAETLLAWLETRGGAPEVAERLGVHPQTVRYRLRQIRELWGDEIDDPDRRFELELVLRARRLRGEIGRGRSQPRRAGPTGRRVTSPATATRAE
- a CDS encoding DUF3367 domain-containing protein, which encodes MTTTVQAPPPAAVPTTATTAGPPEGPRSRRWLLGFWAVVLVLFLAVRPGRQTFDTKLGVTVDPGRFLADLGQLWHDRGGFGGIQDQYAGYLWPMLPFHWLCRAVELPVWLAERLWMSLVVSVAFWGALRLAERLRIGNGPARLLAAVAYALWPVFTTVVGSTSAAALPGAFLPWVLLPLTDERYGARVAALRSALIVPFMGGVNAASTLASLLPVGLYLLSRPPGPRQRKLIAWWVPGVLVATAWWWIPLLLLGAYGENFLPYVESSQTTTATMSATEALRGAGNWVAYLHFGEAWLPAGWTVASSVPVIVCSACAAGLGLAGLARRDLPERRWLVLTVLVTGLVLLAGYGGAFGAPFHETVRDWLNGWLAPFRNVYKFQTGLALALVLGLAHLVAAAAEPRGARPVRGRRFAPLFAALLVLPGLVVPYVNGSILNPGSFQELPKYWQATADWLHRYSPDSRALVVPATAHGIHTWGSPIDQPLDVLAESRWAQRDYVPFGTPGNRRAMDAVEQALLTGGAVPGLADHLSRAGIHYVVVRNDLDPDQIGAVPTTIVKRTLEQSGYRRVTGLGPVMTGGRIADDTPLQVEGLYPRQRAVEIYRPGGAGVPRPGQAALYPIADTAVVSGGPESLLPLAPALRGRATVLAGDHHPGLGSPRLQVTGDGLRRADTRFGLVNANTSYTYTRDERNAPDAHQDAGEPPHQILPVTGLRHQTVAELRGARSVTASSYGSWFFHLPQFDPVGAFDGDPATAWAEGSDRSPNGQWLRIEFAGAGEDEAAGAYAMPSSFAVTPLPQESVRSAPTRVRVETERGSVTSFLQPNGMTQRVKAPAGATRWMKLTIVDSVARRPGLTGAGFTEIRLPDVRVTRMLRLPTDVSAAAFEIVSLHRAADPTGLSATGTETGLHRRFSTTGTGTYDIRASAVPVPGEELDRLLYEVAPGRPARVTATADSTARLGAGLSARNLTDGDLTTAWLAGDRPTVHLRWEGKQPVSELVLAPAGGLSTRPTEVRVSSPDGAASAAVDDNGWVRFPAITTDRLDITVTETAPLTLHNPVVDEDLQLPVGLTEAYLPALDAYRTPQPRPERPFSLPCGEGPVLAVDGELYRTSVQGTVRDLTERRPVEVSLCPSSGVELTEGTHRVEAGDAGPLVLTDVTLTRGTVTQPVSTARDLRIRDWLGDRREVTAGSGAASYLTTYENFNDGWKATLNGEELTPVRLDGWQQGWRVPAGAGGTIKLAYEPSTTYEAGLVGSGVGLAVLVGLVLWRRRAPNPDGPQPAPPAPGLWLGTVALTSAGAVMAGWLALLVPALAVLAYRRHALLVPLAFAGLAGAGVVAATAAGEPAGDGGGAFSHVAQLLAVVGLFAALVSVRERGGGAGTTAPPVAPGTAPTRPLPRRARAVPDPFPRAEAGPPVTARGPGSPQSKEGDDTR
- a CDS encoding glycosyltransferase family 4 protein, whose translation is MPQHVPPPLRTALPRPQQHFPALPPSPRRIVFLAHRDLGNPAAGGSELLVDRLAEGLTRLGHQVTLLCGGPAAFRDYRVVSAGGPYGHYLRARSAFARQVGDCDLLVEVCNGMPYLAPLWHRGPTLCLVNHVHSDLWGMRFGGPLAPAARIGRRLEHWALTGAQSGLLVAVSPSTAHALRALGVARERVRVVHNGVEEPGPRADRSPEPLFVAVGRLVEYKRVDLLLRLWERVRPVTGGRLVIVGDGPERERLTALAGPDVEFTGHVSEAEKHRLLCAAWLLLHPSAVEGWGLVVTEAAARQTPTVGFDVPGLRDSVVDGETGVLAGGESSFAAAWCTLALSGHRRELMGKAARDHAARYRWDRTVRQFRAVAQEAVRGWAP
- a CDS encoding class I SAM-dependent methyltransferase — its product is MTPVRRIGEAVWRVPVVRGWSRPRGGGRTPRTAPRPSTASPRRPVKDPSFRRSLALLRAFLREQDDPDACYALLARDSVDQVEAYDGPVAGRTVVDVGGGSGHFTEEFRRRGAHAYLFEPDVGELGRRPPDGSVIADGYLLPLPDGAADVTFSSNVLEHVADPQTFLSELARVTRPGGLIYVSFTNWLSPWGGHEWAPWHYLGAERARARYRRRTGKPAKHTLGENLFAVHIGPTLRQVRARDDVTLVTARSRYWPFLAQAVVKAPGIREVATWNLLLILRRCPP